The DNA region GAATTTGTTTAGGTTTTTATGGATTTTTAAAACAAAATTTACGATATCATGGTAAAAAATTTAAAACAAAAGGAAAAAAAGATAATCGTGGTAAATTAACTAATTTTAAGTCAATTTGAAATTTAATTGGGAAAATTAAAGGCGTAATAACTGACAGAGGAAAAGAATTTAGCAAATGACGAGAAATGGAAATCTTTGCTGAAACACAAGTGTATTTTTGTGACGCTGGTTAAACCACAACAAAAACCTTTAATTGAATATATGAATAGTGAATTAAGAAAATGATTTTCTAAGGGAACTGATTTTAGTAATGTTACTCAGAAACGATTAGATTGGGTAGTTAATGATGTAATTAATGAAAAACTTCGACCGTGTTTAAATTGAATAAGTGCAAAAGAAGTATTTTTACATAATATTAAATAAATTTATTAATAAAAAAACTTAATAAATTATTTTTAGTGTGTAAATATATTTAAAATATAAATAAAAATTAAAAATATTTTTGATTTTTTTAAATTTATGGTTGATTTTTTTAATTTTTATAATATCATTTAATTAATAAAGATTTGTTGCACTTCATTTTACACGTTTCATTATAAATGTCTTAATTACGAAAAAACTAATATTAGAAACGAACGTCCTGGCTGAAATAAATTGGATGCTATTTATTAATGCATTTTAATGTACTTTGTCGTTTTTTAGATTTAATTTATTTGAAAATTAATAAAAAAGCGGTGTACTTAATCTAACGATAGAACTGGTCTTAAATCTATATGGTTTCCACATTTTTTTAAGATTAATTATATTTTAATTAAGCATTAATTGTATTATAATATATTATAATTATATTATTAAATATATTATTAAAATAAATTATTAATATTTAGTGAGGCAGAAAAATGAAGATACACCCCCTTGTAAAAGAAATTTTAATTACTACTAAAGAAATTGATAAAAAATGTTTTGAATTAGGACAACAAATTAGTCATTATTATCTTAATGAATATCCAACAAAAGATAATACGATTTTATGCTTAGGATTATTAAAAGGATGTATTCCTTTTATGGCAAAATTAATTTCTCATTTAGTTGGTATTGAATGTGAAACGGAATATATGGTTGTTTCATCTTATTTTGGTGATATTAAGAGTAAAGATACCCCCCAAATTTTACTTGATTTACCAATCCCAATAACAAATCGCGACATTTTATTAGTCGAAGATATTATTGATAGTGGTAAAACAATTAAAATGATTAAAAACTATTTATATCTAAAAGGAGCACGTAGTGTGAAAGTTGTTACTTTATTAGTTAAAAAAGCTGCTCAGAAAGTAGATTTAGCTGCTGATTGATATGGATTT from Spiroplasma kunkelii CR2-3x includes:
- the hpt gene encoding hypoxanthine phosphoribosyltransferase — protein: MKIHPLVKEILITTKEIDKKCFELGQQISHYYLNEYPTKDNTILCLGLLKGCIPFMAKLISHLVGIECETEYMVVSSYFGDIKSKDTPQILLDLPIPITNRDILLVEDIIDSGKTIKMIKNYLYLKGARSVKVVTLLVKKAAQKVDLAADWYGFDVPPAFLIGFGLDYQECLRNLPYIAIADQKKLATWKWDIKD